ATCATGGCCTTCTTTCCACTGATCATCTTTTTAATCAATTTTGTCGGCCGCTTCATTGTACAGTTTAAGGACTATCTCTTTGACGTCTTAAAGGAGTATCTTCCACAGCTCTCCTATGATTATGTCCGTACCTTAATTGATACGCTGACCAGAAATCTGGCGGACAACAACTACATCCTGGTTTTATTCACTTTTTTCTTTGCGACACTGGCCGCCCGGGCGATCATGACCGGAATGAATCAAAATTATGGCAATCATGAGAGCAGAAGCCATTTAAAAATCTGGCTTTTATCCTTTCTCTTTACAATTCTCTTCGCTATTTCCATCATATTGATCATCTCCGCCTATGTTTTCAGCGAAGCCATCAGCGAGTACATCCTCGTACGCTTAGGTATTGACCGGTTTAATATTATTTTAATGAATCTCTTTACCTTTGTTTTTTCCCTGGTGACAAGCGTATTTCTGTTTACCTGCGTTTATATTTTAGCGCCGGACCGCCATCTGAGATTTGTACAGGGACTTCCAGGCGCTGTCTTTTCAACTCTTGGTATTAACATCGCCTTTCGTATTTTCTTGATGTTTATGAACCACTCCTCCAAATATACCCTGCTGTACGGGAGTTTCGGTGGATTATTTGCACTTTTAGTCGGAATATATTTCATTTGTGTCATTTTAAATCTGGGCGGAAAAATAAATGTATTTTTTTCTCGATGAAACGTTTACAAATTTAGATTTCATGGTACAATATATTAAAAAGATTTTACTTAAATTAATCAATATAAAAACATTTTTATACTTTTTTATGTTAAACTATATTCAATTAAAGTCTACACATATAACCTATAATATAACCTGTAATTAAGAAAGGACTGATTGACTATGAAACCAAAAATCGCGTACCACCTTTTTCACGAGGGAACTTATCTGAAAAGCTATGAATTTTTTGGCGCTCATTTTACAGATAAGGGTGTGGTTTTCCGACTTTGGGCACCACATGCTCAGGCCGTCTCAGTGGTTGGCAATTTTAACGACTGGAATCCTGAGGCCCACCCGATGCTTTTACAAGAAGACTCCGGTGGTGTATGGGAGTGCACAATTCCCGGTCTGAATAAGGGGGAGCTCTATAAATACTGCATTACGCAATGTCATGGAGAAACGGTCTATAAATCAGATCCTTATGGTGTTTACTCTGAGGTCAAGCCCAAAACAGCCTCTATCCTCTGGGAGCTGGACGGCTACACCTGGAAGGATAAAAAATGGCTCGAGCAGCGTAAAAAAGCCGCCTCAAAGCCAAAGCCTGTCAATATTTATGAGGTCCATCTCGGCAGCTGGAGAACGCATGAGGACGGAACGGTTTTAAGCTATTATGAGCTGGCTGACACGCTGGTCCCCTACCTCAAGGACATGCACTATACCCATGTGGAGCTGATGCCCATTATGGAGCATCCCTTTGACGGGTCATGGGGCTACCAGCTGACCGGCTACTTTGCTGCCACCAGCCGCTATGGCGAGCCTCAGGGCTTAATGCATTTCATCGATGCCTGCCATCAGGCAGGGATCAGTGTTATTCTGGACTGGGTGCCCGGGCATTTCTGCAAAGACGCCCACGGCCTCTATAAGCTGGACGGCACCAACCTTTATGAAGCCACCGAGCATCCTCAGTGGGGCACCATGGAGTTTGATTTCGCCAAGCCCGAGGTGCTGACCTTTTTAATCTCAAACGCTTATTTCTGGTTTGACCAGTACCATATCGACGGACTGCGCATCGACGGCGTGGCCAGCATGATTTATTTAAACTACGGCTATGATGATGAGTACCGCAAAAATAAATTCGGCGGAAATGACAGTCTGGAAGCCGTTGATTTTCTGAGAAAGCTGAACACAGCCATCTTTAAGCATTTCCCCTTTGCCATTATGGCGGCTGAGGAATCCACCGCTTATCCCAAGGTCAGCTGGCCTGTGGACGACGGCGGCCTTGGCTTTAACCTGAAGTGGGATATGGGATGGATGCACGATACCCTCTCTTATATGGAAACCGACCCATACTGCAGAAATCAGTTCCATTCAAAGCTGACCTTCTCGATGGCTTATGCCTTCAGCGAAAACTTCATTCTGCCGCTGTCACACGATGAGGTTGTCCACGGCAAAAAGTCCATTGTCGATAAGATGTTTGGTCCCTATGAAATGAAATTTGACCAGCTTCGGCTTTTATACGCGTATATGTATTTTCATTCCGGTAAAAAGCTTACCTTTATGGGAAATGAGTTTGCGCCGTTTACCGAATGGCGTTACTACGAATCCCTTGAATGGTTCATGCTGGATTACGACAAGCACCGCGAGACCAGGGATTTTATTCAGGATCTGAATAAATTCTACGCCCGTGAGAACGCGCTCTGGGAAAAGGATCACGGCTGGGACGGTTTTGAGTGGATCGACGCTGACAACAACGGCCAAAGCATCCTTGTTTTCAGACGGATGGGCAAGCATCCTGAGGATGACCTGATTATTCTGATCAACTTCTGCCCGCTGACCTACACCAATTTCCAGATTGGCGTACCGGCTGAAAAAACCTATCGCCTGGTCTTTAACAGCGATGATCCCAAATACGGCGGCTCTGGCTTCACGGTCAAAAAGACCGCAAAAGCGCAGGATACTCCCTGCCATAACCAGCCATACAGCGTGTCTCTTAACGTCCCCCCCTCTGCAGCAATTGTGCTGAAGGGGGTCGCGTCAAAGGCCAAAAAGAAAACTGCTGTTAAAAAGACAAAACCGGCGGCTTCATCTAAAGGGGCTGAGGCGACCGCCGCGACGGATAAAAAAGCAAAGGCCGCAGCGGTAAAAAAATCTGCCAAGGCGCAGCCCGCAAAGGCGACTGCCTCCAAGACCGCCGCTAAAACGAAAAAGTAGCCCTCTGGAAAGGATACCGGATGAAAACACTTGAAAAAGAAAGCTTTAAAAAAGCGTTTATAAAAAAAGTAGAAGAAGTATCCAGCGAAAATTTCTCTGAATCAACCACACAGCACCAATACGAAGCATTGGCTGAGCTGGTTATGGAAGAAATCACAGCCGAATGGGCCGCCAATAACAGCCGCCTTCACAAGATGGAGGAAAAACAGATTTATTTTTTCTCCATCGAGTTTTTAATCGGCCGGCTCCTTAAGGCCTATATCAACAATCTCGGATGGGACACGGTTGTGCCCGAAGTTCTCGGCGAGCTTGGCCTTGATTACGAAGCCATTCAGACAAAGGAACATGATCCGGCGCTCGGCAACGGCGGTCTGGGGCGGCTTATGGCCTGTTTCCTGGATTCAACCGCCGCCATGGGGTTTCCGGGGCATGGAAATGGCATCCGTTATAAATTTGGCCTGTTTGAACAGAAAATCATCAATAATGAACAGGTGGAGGTGGCGGACAACTGGCTGAAAAACGGTTATCCCTTTGAAATCGCAAAGCCCGATAAATCGGTTATCGTCAAGTACAAAGGGGATGTCCGGACCGAAATGGTCAACGGAAAGCTGGTTTTTATTCATGAAAATTATGAGCCTGTTCTGGCCGTCCCCTACGACGTCCCGGTTCAGGGCTATCACAACAAAACCGTTAACTCCCTCCGCCTCTGGAGCGCCCAGCCGGTAGAGGATTTTGACCTCTCGACCTTTAATCAGGGACATTTTTTAAAGGCCATGCAGCGCCGCTCCGAGGCTGAAGCCATCAGTCAGATTTTATACCCCAACGACAATGGCTTTGAAGGCAAGCAGCTCCGCCTCAAACAGGAATACTTCTTTGTCTGCGCCGGCCTGAAGCGGATTGTCCGGCGTTATAAGAAGTTTAATCACGGGTCAATGGAGGGCTTTTCGGATAAAATCTGTATCCATATCAATGATACGCACCCTGCCCTCTGTGTTCCAGAGCTCATGCGGATTCTGATTGATGAAGAAAACTATGAGTGGGACGCGGCCTGGGATATGACCGTCAAATCCATCAGCTTCACAAACCACACCGTACTGCCCGAGGCCCTGGAAAAATGGCCCATCGACATGGTAAAGGAGCTGCTGCCCCGTGTCTATCAGATCATCGACGAAATCAACCGCCGGTTTGTCAATGACATGAACTGGTACTATCCAGACCAGGAGGCGCGCAATTATTATATCTCTATTTTAAAGGACGGCCAGGTTCATATGGCACATCTGGCCATTATCGGCAGTCACTCGGTCAACGGCGTGGCGGAATTGCACAGCAAAATCCTGCGCGAGGAAACCTTCAAGGATTTCTATGCTGTTTTTCCGGAGCGTTTTCACTCTGTGACCAACGGGGTAACGCCCAGACGTTTCTTGACAGGCAGCAATCCGCAGCTGAAAACACTGCTCAACGAGACCATCGGCGACAGCTGGACCAAACCTAACCAGCTGTCCGATCTGCAGGCGCTGCTTCCTTACACATCTGACGCGGCTTTCTGTGAAAAGCTGGGGGCGGTTAAGCGAAGCAATAAAGTCCGTCTGGCAAAATATATTAAAAAAACGCAGGGCATTGATTTGAATCCGGATTCCATCTTTGATATTCAGGTCAAGCGGATTCACGAATACAAACGCCAGTTGTTGAACGCCCTGCATGTCATGTATCTTTACAACACGCTCAAGGCAAACCCAAATATGGATTTTATTCCTAAAACCTATATTTTTGCCGGCAAGGCCGCACCATCCTATTATTACGCCAAGGAGGTCATCCGCCTGATCAACGTCATTGCAGACAAGGTCAATAACGATTCGGCGGTCGGCGACCGCTTAAAGGTGGTCTTTGTACCAAACTTTAATGTCTCCGTTGCAGAGATGATCTATCCTGCCGCCGAAATATCTGAACAGATATCCACCGCCGGCAAGGAAGCCTCGGGTACTGGAAACATGAAGTTCATGATGAACGGCGCCGTGACGCTCGGTACAATGGATGGCGCCAATGTCGAGATCGCTGAAGCTGTGGGAATGGATAATATCTTTACCTTTGGCCTCTCAGATGTGGAGGTTGCGAACTATAACGCCCACGGCGGCTACCGCTCCCTGGATATTTATGAGTCCGATCCGCGGATTCAGACCGTTCTGGAGCAGCTGATCAACGGCTTTTTCAGCAACACCTCGACCTTCCAGGTGATTTATGATTCGCTTTTGATTCATAATGACACCTATTTTGTACTTAAAGACTTTGCCTCTTATGCGGATATCCAGTCAACCTCAGGTACCGTGTACAGAGATCAAAAAAGATGGCTGCAAATGTCGGCTGTCAATATTGCACACTCCGGAATGTTCTCTAGTGACCGCTCCATTGCCGATTACCAGAGAGAAATCTGGAAAATCAAATCATTCAATTACGAGGAGGAAATATTATGAATACCGAATGTGTCGCTATGCTCCTAGCTGGAGGACAAGGAAGCCGTCTGGGATCCCTCACATTTAACAACGCTAAGCCTGCCGTTTTATTCGGCGGTAAATACCGTATTATTGACTTTCCATTAAGCAACTGTATGAACTCAGACATTGATGTCGTTGGTGTCCTGACCCAATACCGCCCTTATATTCTGAACAATTATATCAGTGACGGGAGCGCCTGGTCCCTTGACAAGGTCGGCGCCGGCGTCCGCATCCTGCCGCCTTACATGGGACAAAAGGGCGGCCGCTGGTATAACGGCACAGCGGACGCCATCTATCAGAACATCGACTTTATCGACAGCTTTGATCCGGAGTATGTACTCATCCTGTCCGGCGACCATATCTATAAGATGGATTACTCCAATATGGTCAACTTCCATAAACAAAAATCAGCTGATTTAACCATCGCGGTAATGGATGTCCCGTGGGATGAAGCCCATCGTTTTGGGATTGTCAACACCAATGACGAAAAGCGTATCCTGGAGTTCCAGGAAAAACCCCCGGAACCCACAAGCAACAAGGCCTCCATGGGGATCTATGTCTTTACCTGGGATGTCCTGCGCAAGGCCCTGATTGAGGATGCCGAAAACCCGGATTCCGAAAATGACTTCGGCCACAATGTCATTCCAATGCTCCACGAGGAGGGCAAGCGTATTTTTGCCTACCCGTTCTCCGGCTACTGGAAGGATGTCGGAACCATTCAGAGCTATTATGACGCCAATATGGATCTGCTCAATCCAGCCTGTGATTTTGACCTGACAGACCGAAATTTCAGAATTTTCTCAAATAATACCAGCCGCCACCCGCAGTTTATCGGACCGGACGCCGTGGTAAAACACAGTCTGATCTGCGACGGATGTGTTATTTTCGGCTCAGTGGAAAATTCCATCATCTCGCACGATATTATTATTGAAAAAAATACCGTTCTCAAAAACTCAATCGTCCACACCGGCGCGATCATTGAGGATGGCGCGCATCTGGAAAATTGCATTGTTGGTTCAAGAGCTTACGTAAAGAGTGATGTCCGTCTGGTAGCCGCTGAAAGTGACAACCCGGCAGAAATTCACGTTTTAAATTCATAGGAGGTGCTCAGAAATGAAAAAAGCAATTGGTATTATTTTAAATGTAGACGGCGATAACTCAGATCTCAATGAATTGCTCCAGCACCGCAGTATCAGCACACTGCCCTTTGGCGGCCGTTACCGCATGATCGACTTTACCTTATCCAATATGGTAAATTCCGGTATCTCCCATGTCGGTGTCGTCGGCTCCCATAAATACAGCTCCCTCATCGACCATCTCGGTACCGGAAAGGAATGGTCCTTAAGCCGTAAAACCCAGGACTTATCCATTCTGGCAGGCAGCAGCAGTGTTCGCTTTG
This portion of the Eubacterium sp. 1001713B170207_170306_E7 genome encodes:
- a CDS encoding YihY/virulence factor BrkB family protein, whose translation is MKNKTSKLTEFIIFMVEDMDRTDFWGICAQMSFYIIMAFFPLIIFLINFVGRFIVQFKDYLFDVLKEYLPQLSYDYVRTLIDTLTRNLADNNYILVLFTFFFATLAARAIMTGMNQNYGNHESRSHLKIWLLSFLFTILFAISIILIISAYVFSEAISEYILVRLGIDRFNIILMNLFTFVFSLVTSVFLFTCVYILAPDRHLRFVQGLPGAVFSTLGINIAFRIFLMFMNHSSKYTLLYGSFGGLFALLVGIYFICVILNLGGKINVFFSR
- the glgB gene encoding 1,4-alpha-glucan branching protein GlgB is translated as MKPKIAYHLFHEGTYLKSYEFFGAHFTDKGVVFRLWAPHAQAVSVVGNFNDWNPEAHPMLLQEDSGGVWECTIPGLNKGELYKYCITQCHGETVYKSDPYGVYSEVKPKTASILWELDGYTWKDKKWLEQRKKAASKPKPVNIYEVHLGSWRTHEDGTVLSYYELADTLVPYLKDMHYTHVELMPIMEHPFDGSWGYQLTGYFAATSRYGEPQGLMHFIDACHQAGISVILDWVPGHFCKDAHGLYKLDGTNLYEATEHPQWGTMEFDFAKPEVLTFLISNAYFWFDQYHIDGLRIDGVASMIYLNYGYDDEYRKNKFGGNDSLEAVDFLRKLNTAIFKHFPFAIMAAEESTAYPKVSWPVDDGGLGFNLKWDMGWMHDTLSYMETDPYCRNQFHSKLTFSMAYAFSENFILPLSHDEVVHGKKSIVDKMFGPYEMKFDQLRLLYAYMYFHSGKKLTFMGNEFAPFTEWRYYESLEWFMLDYDKHRETRDFIQDLNKFYARENALWEKDHGWDGFEWIDADNNGQSILVFRRMGKHPEDDLIILINFCPLTYTNFQIGVPAEKTYRLVFNSDDPKYGGSGFTVKKTAKAQDTPCHNQPYSVSLNVPPSAAIVLKGVASKAKKKTAVKKTKPAASSKGAEATAATDKKAKAAAVKKSAKAQPAKATASKTAAKTKK
- a CDS encoding glycogen/starch/alpha-glucan phosphorylase, with translation MKTLEKESFKKAFIKKVEEVSSENFSESTTQHQYEALAELVMEEITAEWAANNSRLHKMEEKQIYFFSIEFLIGRLLKAYINNLGWDTVVPEVLGELGLDYEAIQTKEHDPALGNGGLGRLMACFLDSTAAMGFPGHGNGIRYKFGLFEQKIINNEQVEVADNWLKNGYPFEIAKPDKSVIVKYKGDVRTEMVNGKLVFIHENYEPVLAVPYDVPVQGYHNKTVNSLRLWSAQPVEDFDLSTFNQGHFLKAMQRRSEAEAISQILYPNDNGFEGKQLRLKQEYFFVCAGLKRIVRRYKKFNHGSMEGFSDKICIHINDTHPALCVPELMRILIDEENYEWDAAWDMTVKSISFTNHTVLPEALEKWPIDMVKELLPRVYQIIDEINRRFVNDMNWYYPDQEARNYYISILKDGQVHMAHLAIIGSHSVNGVAELHSKILREETFKDFYAVFPERFHSVTNGVTPRRFLTGSNPQLKTLLNETIGDSWTKPNQLSDLQALLPYTSDAAFCEKLGAVKRSNKVRLAKYIKKTQGIDLNPDSIFDIQVKRIHEYKRQLLNALHVMYLYNTLKANPNMDFIPKTYIFAGKAAPSYYYAKEVIRLINVIADKVNNDSAVGDRLKVVFVPNFNVSVAEMIYPAAEISEQISTAGKEASGTGNMKFMMNGAVTLGTMDGANVEIAEAVGMDNIFTFGLSDVEVANYNAHGGYRSLDIYESDPRIQTVLEQLINGFFSNTSTFQVIYDSLLIHNDTYFVLKDFASYADIQSTSGTVYRDQKRWLQMSAVNIAHSGMFSSDRSIADYQREIWKIKSFNYEEEIL
- a CDS encoding glucose-1-phosphate adenylyltransferase, with product MNTECVAMLLAGGQGSRLGSLTFNNAKPAVLFGGKYRIIDFPLSNCMNSDIDVVGVLTQYRPYILNNYISDGSAWSLDKVGAGVRILPPYMGQKGGRWYNGTADAIYQNIDFIDSFDPEYVLILSGDHIYKMDYSNMVNFHKQKSADLTIAVMDVPWDEAHRFGIVNTNDEKRILEFQEKPPEPTSNKASMGIYVFTWDVLRKALIEDAENPDSENDFGHNVIPMLHEEGKRIFAYPFSGYWKDVGTIQSYYDANMDLLNPACDFDLTDRNFRIFSNNTSRHPQFIGPDAVVKHSLICDGCVIFGSVENSIISHDIIIEKNTVLKNSIVHTGAIIEDGAHLENCIVGSRAYVKSDVRLVAAESDNPAEIHVLNS